A genomic segment from Rubrobacter tropicus encodes:
- the rsmH gene encoding 16S rRNA (cytosine(1402)-N(4))-methyltransferase RsmH, whose amino-acid sequence MATGHRPVLLEEAVSALALEEGSVAVDATFGGGGHARRVLEEVGSGSVIGIDRDPAAAERASDLLRDDRFSFLAGPYDEVLWEMVERGERVDAVLFDLGLSSFQIDEPGRGFSYVSEGPLDMRMDPGSGVSAAEYLNTVEVAELIETLGRYGDVPRGEARRVAREIVRRRPLATTTDLHDAVRAAVGWKERGGNPAKRVFQAVRVRVNDELEGLRRALRATERLLLPGGRLVVITFQSGEDRIVKRFIAEREGRCVCPPELPVCVCGASPVFRRGAVVRPSESEVRENPRSASARLRSATRTAEPTGDD is encoded by the coding sequence ATGGCGACCGGGCACAGACCGGTCCTGCTCGAAGAGGCCGTCTCGGCCCTCGCGCTCGAAGAAGGCTCTGTAGCAGTGGACGCCACCTTTGGGGGCGGCGGCCACGCGCGTCGCGTGCTGGAAGAGGTCGGTTCCGGGAGCGTGATCGGGATAGACCGGGATCCGGCCGCGGCAGAAAGGGCCAGTGACCTTTTGCGCGACGACCGGTTCTCTTTTTTGGCCGGTCCTTACGACGAGGTCTTGTGGGAGATGGTCGAGAGGGGGGAGCGTGTCGACGCGGTGCTCTTCGACCTCGGGCTTTCGAGCTTCCAGATCGACGAGCCCGGGCGCGGCTTCTCTTACGTCTCCGAGGGTCCGCTGGACATGAGGATGGACCCCGGGTCCGGGGTGTCGGCGGCCGAGTATTTGAACACCGTCGAGGTGGCGGAGCTGATCGAGACGCTCGGCCGCTACGGGGACGTGCCGCGCGGGGAAGCCAGAAGGGTGGCGCGGGAGATCGTGCGCCGCAGGCCGCTCGCGACCACGACGGACCTGCACGACGCCGTGCGGGCCGCCGTCGGGTGGAAGGAGCGCGGCGGAAACCCGGCCAAGCGGGTCTTCCAGGCCGTGCGCGTGCGGGTCAACGACGAGCTGGAGGGTCTGCGGCGGGCGTTGCGGGCGACGGAGCGGCTGCTCTTGCCGGGCGGGCGTCTCGTGGTCATCACCTTCCAGTCCGGGGAGGACCGGATCGTGAAGCGCTTTATCGCGGAGCGCGAGGGCCGGTGCGTCTGCCCGCCCGAGTTGCCGGTCTGCGTCTGCGGCGCGAGCCCCGTCTTCCGGCGGGGCGCGGTGGTCCGGCCGTCTGAGAGCGAGGTCAGGGAGAACCCGCGCAGCGCCTCGGCCCGGTTGCGCTCCGCCACGAGGACCGCAGAGCCCACGGGGGATGACTGA
- the mraZ gene encoding division/cell wall cluster transcriptional repressor MraZ, giving the protein MGQSGAEWEVQATALLGEYEHTLDEKGRLTLPSRLRPYFEGGIVVTKGVDRCLFAFPPEEWATFKANIKANADLSARGRQLSRMFFSMAFEATLDRQGRVLIPTKLARYAGLQRDVTVTGVDDRLEIWDTKEWDSYVSGADEDFSEIVEEFAGRELGA; this is encoded by the coding sequence GTGGGTCAAAGTGGAGCGGAGTGGGAGGTCCAGGCCACGGCCCTTTTAGGCGAGTACGAGCACACGCTGGACGAGAAAGGGCGCCTGACCCTCCCATCCCGCCTCCGTCCGTATTTCGAGGGTGGGATCGTCGTGACCAAAGGGGTGGACCGTTGTTTGTTCGCCTTTCCACCTGAGGAGTGGGCTACGTTCAAGGCCAACATCAAAGCCAACGCGGATCTCTCGGCGCGGGGCCGCCAGCTCTCTCGCATGTTCTTCTCGATGGCCTTCGAAGCCACGCTGGACAGGCAGGGGCGCGTCCTGATCCCGACGAAGCTGGCCCGCTACGCCGGCCTTCAGCGCGACGTGACCGTCACCGGGGTGGACGACAGGTTGGAGATCTGGGACACCAAAGAGTGGGATAGCTACGTCTCTGGCGCGGACGAAGATTTCTCGGAGATCGTCGAGGAGTTCGCCGGCAGGGAGCTCGGGGCTTGA
- a CDS encoding toprim domain-containing protein: MTFPISDRRGRIVGFGARAMGDAQPKYLNSPETEIFNKRDLLYGFPQVAQAVSRERAALIVEGYTDVLMLYQSGIKNAVATLGTATTPSHLKTLSGYVDRIYMLFDPDAAGERALERADATVQELERTNNSDDADAAVEATRLKLDLRVLRLSADPADWLLEHSAEEFRSMLTSQAMPLLEYIFRRKAEWARGADATERSRILPEIRTLIKRIDDPVFHEEAIRLASETLGVSQEALQVKRNRPPVETPVRARRPPARNPSPSPDFGNPLLEAGRETLAAILARPELSAEPLRQGVRVPALSEPLMLLPEDFGDEAQARVFAVLKEHAGANMSAVFSDERARPLMDLLMTLDAEAARIRRDGLYPSKASIRELWLRLVILSRRRTQRETDDYDEKETLRKEIRSLEEARRGSSSTP, translated from the coding sequence ATCACGTTCCCCATCTCCGACCGGCGAGGCAGAATAGTCGGGTTTGGGGCGCGGGCCATGGGCGACGCCCAGCCGAAGTACCTCAACTCCCCGGAGACGGAAATCTTCAACAAGCGGGACTTACTCTACGGTTTTCCGCAGGTCGCGCAGGCGGTGAGCAGGGAGCGGGCGGCCCTGATAGTCGAGGGCTACACGGACGTCTTGATGCTCTACCAATCCGGGATAAAGAACGCCGTGGCGACCCTCGGCACGGCGACTACGCCGAGCCACCTCAAGACCCTGAGCGGCTACGTGGACAGGATCTACATGCTCTTCGACCCGGACGCGGCGGGGGAGAGGGCGCTGGAGCGCGCCGATGCGACCGTCCAGGAGCTGGAGCGAACGAACAATTCGGACGACGCAGACGCGGCGGTCGAGGCGACGAGGTTGAAGCTAGATCTGCGTGTATTGCGGCTCTCGGCGGACCCGGCGGACTGGCTTCTGGAGCACTCCGCTGAAGAGTTCAGGTCCATGCTGACTTCGCAGGCGATGCCCCTGCTCGAGTACATCTTTCGCCGCAAGGCCGAGTGGGCGCGGGGCGCCGACGCCACCGAAAGGTCCCGTATACTGCCGGAGATCAGGACCCTCATCAAGCGGATCGACGACCCCGTCTTCCACGAAGAAGCCATCCGTCTTGCTTCCGAGACCCTGGGCGTGAGCCAGGAGGCGCTGCAGGTGAAGCGAAATCGGCCGCCCGTCGAGACGCCGGTCCGCGCGCGGCGGCCCCCTGCCCGAAACCCGAGTCCCTCACCCGACTTTGGCAACCCGCTGCTAGAGGCAGGGCGCGAGACGCTGGCGGCGATCCTCGCCCGCCCCGAACTCAGCGCGGAACCTTTGAGACAGGGGGTTCGCGTTCCCGCGCTTTCCGAGCCGTTGATGCTGTTGCCCGAGGACTTCGGCGATGAGGCCCAGGCCCGCGTCTTCGCCGTGCTCAAAGAGCACGCGGGGGCGAACATGAGCGCCGTCTTCTCCGACGAGCGGGCCCGTCCCCTGATGGACCTTCTCATGACCCTCGATGCCGAGGCGGCGAGGATACGCCGGGACGGCCTCTACCCATCCAAGGCCTCCATACGCGAGCTCTGGTTGCGACTCGTGATCCTCAGCCGCCGCCGCACCCAGCGCGAGACCGACGACTACGACGAGAAAGAGACGCTCCGCAAGGAGATAAGATCCCTCGAAGAAGCGCGGCGAGGCTCCTCCTCGACGCCTTGA
- a CDS encoding CHC2 zinc finger domain-containing protein: MRISQRSIEDVREAANIVEVTSEFTALRRQGARFSGLCPYPDHQEKTPSFSVSPDRGFYYCFGCQRGGDAIKLLMDLKSLDFAEAVSYLAERSGVELEYEGGGDAEAAKKRAGRRRAIYKALAAAAIYYHKYLLKSSSPEAQGARDYLKGRGLEHSTIEEFRLGYAARGGSGFSQAVKKLGIERSSLDAAGLLSSRGGRGLGGGSRSPSPTGEAE; this comes from the coding sequence TTGAGGATCTCGCAGCGCAGCATCGAGGACGTCCGCGAGGCGGCCAACATAGTCGAAGTAACCTCCGAGTTCACGGCCCTGCGCCGCCAGGGCGCCCGCTTCTCCGGCCTCTGCCCCTACCCCGACCATCAGGAGAAAACCCCCTCCTTCAGCGTCTCCCCGGACAGGGGCTTCTATTACTGTTTCGGCTGTCAGCGGGGCGGCGACGCCATCAAGCTGCTGATGGACCTCAAGTCCCTCGACTTCGCCGAGGCCGTCTCTTATCTGGCTGAACGCTCCGGCGTCGAGCTGGAGTACGAAGGCGGGGGAGACGCCGAAGCCGCCAAGAAACGCGCCGGCCGAAGACGTGCCATCTATAAGGCCCTCGCCGCCGCCGCCATCTACTACCACAAGTACCTGCTGAAGTCCTCGAGCCCCGAGGCGCAAGGGGCCCGCGACTATCTCAAAGGCCGCGGATTGGAGCATTCTACTATAGAAGAATTTCGTTTGGGGTACGCCGCGCGTGGGGGATCCGGGTTCTCTCAGGCGGTGAAGAAGCTCGGTATAGAGAGGTCGAGTCTGGATGCTGCCGGGTTGTTGTCTTCGCGTGGGGGGAGAGGTTTGGGGGGAGGATCACGTTCCCCATCTCCGACCGGCGAGGCAGAATAG
- the ppc gene encoding phosphoenolpyruvate carboxylase has product MAVRQTSSEAPRAGYADLPPGVEFEPKDEPLRRDINLLGRVLGQVLIEQEGRRLFEAEEEIRLLCKRLRFDYDPALDERLRALIDGLGQEDLERIVRAFSVYFQLVNIAERYHRVRRRRQYESSPENPPQRASVASALSRLKDEGLDAGSLQEVLDGLNVGLVLTAHPTEATRRSVRRKHERIGEMLASLESPSLTWRERRRLEEGLAEEITVLWQTDELRVRRPAVVQEIERTLLFFEHPLISATLEAYREFEDELAIQFPDGTPRLGRVLEFGSWVGGDQDGNPFVEPRMINTALGLHRALILKRHMSTVSELVDHMSQSERLTGVSGELGAAIEQYERLMPQVAERYKPIDPNELYRKMLLLIAERLRATLEEPESAAAYDGVSGFLDDLFLIRDSLVAHGGRRTAAGGLRDLIRQAQVFGFHLAKLDVRQESSTVVQATAAVVAQATGEDLLEMDEPERAECLRRLLSGPDLPDETPDDLSEESRKVLDTFERIRAARDEFSETPVETFVLSMAHHASDVLCVQLLARRAGLLEVDEEGRCTSNHLRVSPLFETVDDLKRAPDALRNLLDDPFYRSSLSHGGDLQEIMLGYSDSGKDAGYVASNWTLYKAQGHLVSVAGEHGVRLRVFHGRGGSASRGGGPSYQAIMAQPPGTLDGSIRITEQGEVISFKYSMRGLARRNLDTILAAVLEATADHSPPEPEPHWVEAMEELSATARKAYRRLVYEDERFLPFFSQASPIGELSSLNMGSRPAKRVQNAEVESLRAIPWVFAWTQNRFLLPSWYGSGTALRFCTESEEKLRNTREMYRSWPFFRTLVDFMQMTLAKSDLRIAKTYTSLVSDGKVRDELWSKISEEHGACVGALLLITDNENLLDDSPVLQRSIRLRNPYVDPLSYVQVSLLRRLRDLPEDSPGRESVLKTLLLTVSGISSGLLNTG; this is encoded by the coding sequence GTGGCTGTCCGGCAGACATCATCCGAGGCGCCGAGGGCGGGGTACGCGGACCTCCCGCCGGGTGTCGAGTTCGAGCCCAAAGACGAGCCCTTGAGGCGGGACATCAACCTGCTGGGGCGGGTGCTCGGGCAGGTCTTGATCGAGCAGGAGGGCCGCCGGCTCTTCGAAGCGGAAGAGGAGATCCGGCTGCTCTGCAAGCGCCTACGCTTCGACTACGACCCCGCGCTCGACGAGAGGCTGCGCGCCCTGATAGACGGCCTCGGGCAGGAGGATCTGGAGAGGATAGTGCGCGCCTTCTCGGTCTACTTCCAGCTCGTCAACATCGCGGAACGCTACCACCGGGTGCGCCGGCGCCGACAGTACGAGTCGTCGCCGGAGAACCCGCCCCAGCGGGCCTCGGTGGCGAGCGCCCTCTCCCGGCTCAAGGACGAGGGGCTGGATGCCGGGAGTTTGCAGGAGGTGCTGGACGGGCTGAACGTGGGGCTCGTGCTCACTGCCCACCCGACGGAGGCTACGCGCAGGAGCGTCAGGCGCAAGCACGAGCGCATCGGGGAGATGCTGGCGAGCCTGGAATCGCCGTCGCTCACGTGGAGGGAACGCAGGCGCCTGGAGGAAGGCCTCGCGGAGGAGATCACGGTCCTCTGGCAGACGGACGAGCTCAGGGTCAGGCGTCCAGCGGTGGTCCAGGAGATAGAGAGGACCCTGCTCTTCTTCGAGCATCCCCTGATCTCCGCGACCCTCGAAGCCTACAGGGAGTTCGAGGACGAGCTCGCGATTCAGTTCCCTGACGGGACGCCGCGCCTCGGGCGCGTGCTGGAGTTCGGGTCCTGGGTCGGCGGGGACCAGGACGGGAACCCGTTCGTCGAACCGCGCATGATAAACACGGCTCTCGGCCTGCACAGGGCCCTGATCCTCAAGCGCCACATGAGCACCGTCTCGGAACTGGTGGACCACATGAGCCAGTCGGAGAGGCTGACGGGCGTCTCCGGCGAGCTGGGTGCGGCCATCGAGCAGTACGAGCGGCTGATGCCACAGGTGGCCGAACGATACAAGCCTATCGACCCGAACGAGCTGTACCGCAAGATGTTGCTCCTGATCGCCGAACGCCTGCGGGCCACCCTCGAAGAGCCCGAGTCCGCGGCCGCCTACGACGGGGTCTCGGGGTTCCTGGACGACCTCTTTCTCATCAGGGATAGCCTGGTCGCGCACGGCGGCAGGCGGACGGCCGCCGGGGGGCTGCGCGACCTGATCCGGCAGGCCCAGGTCTTCGGTTTTCACCTCGCCAAGCTCGATGTCCGCCAGGAGAGCTCGACGGTGGTGCAGGCGACCGCTGCCGTGGTCGCCCAGGCCACGGGCGAAGACCTCCTCGAGATGGACGAGCCCGAACGCGCCGAATGCTTGCGCAGACTGCTCTCCGGCCCGGACCTGCCAGATGAAACGCCCGACGACCTATCTGAAGAGTCCCGGAAGGTGCTCGACACGTTCGAGCGGATTCGCGCGGCGCGGGACGAATTCTCGGAGACGCCGGTCGAGACGTTCGTGTTGAGCATGGCCCACCACGCGAGCGACGTTCTCTGCGTTCAGTTGCTGGCCCGGCGGGCCGGCCTTCTGGAAGTGGACGAAGAGGGCAGATGCACGTCCAACCACCTGAGGGTATCCCCGCTCTTCGAGACGGTGGACGACCTGAAGCGGGCGCCGGACGCGCTGAGGAATCTGCTCGACGATCCCTTCTACCGTTCCTCCCTCTCGCACGGTGGCGACCTGCAGGAGATCATGCTCGGCTACAGCGACTCCGGGAAGGACGCGGGCTACGTCGCGAGCAACTGGACCCTGTACAAGGCGCAGGGCCACCTCGTCTCGGTGGCCGGCGAGCACGGCGTCAGGCTCAGGGTCTTCCACGGCCGCGGCGGCAGCGCGAGCAGGGGCGGCGGCCCGAGCTACCAGGCGATAATGGCCCAGCCGCCCGGAACGCTCGACGGCAGCATCAGGATCACGGAGCAGGGGGAGGTCATCTCCTTCAAGTACAGCATGCGCGGCCTCGCCCGCCGCAACCTCGACACGATCCTGGCCGCAGTCCTGGAGGCCACCGCGGACCACTCTCCCCCCGAGCCGGAACCCCACTGGGTCGAAGCCATGGAAGAACTCTCCGCCACCGCCAGGAAGGCCTACCGCCGCCTCGTCTACGAAGACGAACGTTTTCTCCCCTTCTTCTCCCAGGCCTCTCCCATCGGGGAGCTCTCGTCCCTGAACATGGGCAGTCGCCCGGCCAAACGGGTCCAGAACGCAGAGGTGGAGAGCCTGCGGGCCATCCCCTGGGTCTTCGCCTGGACCCAGAACCGCTTCCTGCTGCCTTCGTGGTACGGCTCCGGTACCGCCCTGCGTTTTTGCACGGAATCGGAAGAGAAATTGCGGAACACGAGAGAGATGTACAGAAGCTGGCCTTTTTTCCGGACACTTGTCGATTTCATGCAGATGACGCTCGCCAAGAGTGATTTGCGGATAGCGAAGACGTACACCTCGCTCGTTTCGGACGGCAAAGTCCGGGACGAGTTGTGGTCGAAGATCTCCGAAGAGCACGGAGCCTGCGTCGGGGCCCTGCTCCTGATCACGGACAACGAGAACCTGCTGGACGACAGCCCCGTGCTGCAGCGTTCCATCCGGCTCCGGAACCCCTACGTGGACCCGCTCTCGTACGTCCAGGTCAGCCTCCTGCGCCGGCTCCGGGACCTACCCGAAGACTCACCCGGGCGCGAAAGTGTCCTCAAGACCTTGCTTCTCACGGTCTCCGGGATCTCCTCCGGGCTGCTTAACACGGGCTAG
- a CDS encoding NAD(P)/FAD-dependent oxidoreductase, producing MTQSAERFGAKTLDGDGRPRYDVVVVGAGAAGLSAALVLGRSGRKVLVLDGGEPRNAPAEASHGFFTRDGVQPGEMLKIGREQLGRYPNVEYRTGRATQASGADGAFEVTLEDGEVVSARKLVLATGVFDELPERPGFRELWGKGVYHCPYCHGWEMRGRPLAVLASPGTAFDRVALIRNWSRDLALLTDGEGGLSGADRRRLDALSVPVYEERISRLEGDPARPGGGLERVVFEGGAALEREGVFHVPPQRQRSGLAGSIGCELAAPVPTVEFVKADPMTRETTVAGVYAAGDAVRAPGQSVVLASASGAAAAYVLNHALAIQDAKDEVAAAPSAKGDLGRAAG from the coding sequence GTGACACAGTCGGCAGAGAGGTTTGGGGCGAAAACTTTGGACGGGGATGGCCGGCCCCGCTACGACGTGGTCGTCGTGGGCGCCGGCGCCGCCGGACTATCAGCGGCGCTCGTCCTCGGACGGTCCGGAAGAAAGGTGCTCGTCCTGGACGGCGGCGAGCCCCGCAACGCCCCGGCGGAGGCCTCGCACGGGTTCTTCACGAGGGACGGCGTGCAACCCGGCGAGATGCTCAAGATAGGCCGCGAGCAGCTCGGACGGTACCCCAACGTGGAGTACAGGACCGGGCGGGCCACGCAAGCGTCCGGCGCCGACGGGGCCTTCGAGGTAACCCTGGAAGATGGAGAAGTGGTCTCCGCGCGCAAGCTGGTGCTCGCCACCGGAGTCTTCGACGAGCTGCCCGAGAGGCCGGGGTTTCGGGAGCTTTGGGGGAAGGGCGTCTACCACTGCCCCTACTGCCACGGTTGGGAAATGCGAGGGAGGCCGCTCGCCGTGCTCGCGAGTCCCGGGACAGCCTTCGATCGGGTCGCCCTGATCCGCAACTGGAGCCGGGACCTCGCGCTGCTGACCGACGGCGAGGGGGGACTGTCCGGAGCCGACCGCCGGAGGCTCGATGCGCTCTCGGTCCCGGTCTACGAGGAGCGGATCTCGCGCCTCGAAGGGGACCCGGCGCGGCCGGGAGGCGGCCTCGAACGGGTGGTCTTCGAGGGTGGGGCCGCGCTGGAGCGCGAGGGCGTGTTCCACGTTCCGCCCCAGCGCCAGCGCTCCGGTCTCGCCGGCTCTATAGGCTGCGAGCTCGCCGCCCCGGTGCCCACGGTGGAGTTCGTGAAGGCCGACCCCATGACGCGCGAGACGACCGTCGCCGGAGTGTACGCGGCGGGAGATGCCGTCAGGGCCCCGGGGCAGTCGGTCGTCCTCGCCTCCGCCTCGGGCGCCGCCGCGGCCTACGTTCTCAACCACGCGCTGGCAATACAGGACGCGAAGGACGAGGTCGCGGCGGCGCCCTCCGCAAAGGGCGACCTCGGGAGGGCCGCCGGATGA
- a CDS encoding class I SAM-dependent methyltransferase, which produces MNARTNGGPYDFPLGEADGGVGAFVRSRLPAPPARVLEVGCGDGRLALALAEEGWRMTAVDPAAPGGGPFIRGAVEDLDPSEHGPFDAAVAVLSLHHLHDLGAALGKVRSLLAPGAVFIVDEFGKEELEDGATAAYAFYQRLALLHGGYKPVKPGAWAVYEGDSFEGWRSRISSHWEHIDEGRTVLSALEASFERREFASGPFLFRDGLGPELEPLERMLIGGGGIRPVGFRWVGAA; this is translated from the coding sequence ATGAACGCCCGTACCAACGGGGGTCCATACGACTTTCCCCTCGGCGAGGCCGACGGCGGGGTCGGCGCCTTCGTCCGCTCGCGGTTGCCCGCCCCGCCGGCCCGGGTGCTGGAGGTCGGCTGCGGGGACGGGAGGCTGGCCCTGGCGCTGGCCGAGGAAGGCTGGCGGATGACGGCCGTGGACCCGGCCGCACCGGGAGGCGGGCCCTTTATCCGGGGCGCCGTCGAGGATCTCGACCCGTCGGAGCACGGGCCCTTCGACGCGGCGGTGGCGGTGCTCTCTCTGCACCACCTCCATGATTTGGGGGCGGCATTGGGTAAGGTGCGTTCGCTGTTGGCGCCCGGCGCGGTATTCATCGTCGACGAGTTCGGAAAGGAAGAACTCGAAGATGGGGCGACGGCCGCGTACGCCTTCTACCAGCGGCTCGCCCTGCTACACGGCGGTTATAAACCCGTCAAACCCGGCGCATGGGCGGTGTACGAGGGAGACTCGTTCGAGGGCTGGCGCTCGAGGATCAGCAGCCACTGGGAACACATCGACGAAGGCCGGACGGTCCTCTCCGCGCTGGAGGCGAGCTTCGAAAGGCGGGAGTTCGCATCCGGTCCGTTCCTCTTCCGCGACGGACTCGGCCCGGAACTCGAGCCGCTGGAAAGAATGCTCATAGGGGGAGGCGGGATACGACCGGTGGGGTTCCGTTGGGTCGGCGCCGCCTGA
- a CDS encoding GNAT family N-acetyltransferase, translating into MDSVQPRIRPFDDRDAEAVVDLSLRAWAPVFASLERVLGSEIFRRLHPDWREDQRRAVKDVCASQKGRVWVAEVGASVVGFVSVGVYDPERSMGEISMLAVDPDHHGGGIGTALTGFALDRLKEVGMKVAMVETGGDPGHAAARRTYEKAGYVLLPIARYFKNL; encoded by the coding sequence ATGGATTCTGTCCAGCCGCGAATCCGACCGTTCGACGATCGAGACGCCGAAGCGGTGGTAGATCTCTCGCTGCGGGCGTGGGCTCCGGTCTTCGCATCTCTCGAGCGAGTGTTGGGTTCCGAGATCTTCAGGCGGCTGCATCCGGACTGGCGGGAAGATCAGCGCCGGGCGGTCAAAGACGTCTGCGCTTCGCAAAAGGGCCGGGTGTGGGTCGCCGAGGTAGGTGCGAGCGTCGTCGGTTTCGTGTCGGTTGGGGTTTACGATCCCGAGAGGAGTATGGGCGAGATCTCCATGCTGGCCGTCGACCCCGACCATCATGGCGGCGGCATCGGGACCGCCCTGACCGGGTTCGCGCTCGACAGGCTGAAAGAGGTCGGGATGAAGGTGGCTATGGTCGAGACGGGGGGCGACCCCGGGCACGCCGCGGCGCGCCGCACGTACGAGAAGGCCGGTTACGTCCTCCTTCCAATAGCCAGGTACTTCAAGAACCTGTAG
- a CDS encoding HD domain-containing protein has translation MMQVSRTIARALGLNEDLTEAISLGHDLGHTPFGHTGESALSHALSKHGRTFRHNEHSLRVVDHLEKAGKGLNLTLEVRDGILNHTGKGHPSSREGEIVRVADRIAYVNHDVDDALRAGIIAPEDLPPGPISALGEQMSVRIDTLVRDMISTSKVKGEIALSEDGYAALMGLRSWLFENVYRDGRSRENQKASGVVAALFEYYLRHPEERAGSDRDPLVETVDFVAGMTDRYALATYRRLFMPRGEIFA, from the coding sequence ATGATGCAGGTCTCTCGCACCATCGCCCGCGCGCTCGGCCTCAACGAGGACCTCACCGAGGCGATCTCCCTCGGCCACGACCTCGGCCACACCCCCTTCGGACACACGGGCGAGTCAGCCCTCTCCCACGCCCTCTCCAAACACGGCCGCACCTTCCGCCACAACGAACACTCCCTCCGCGTCGTCGACCACCTCGAAAAGGCCGGCAAGGGTCTGAACCTTACGTTGGAGGTGAGAGACGGGATACTTAACCATACCGGAAAGGGTCATCCGTCGAGCCGGGAGGGGGAGATCGTGCGGGTTGCGGACCGCATCGCCTACGTCAACCACGACGTGGACGACGCCCTACGGGCCGGGATCATCGCCCCGGAAGACCTTCCGCCTGGCCCGATCTCCGCCCTCGGCGAGCAGATGAGCGTCAGGATCGATACCCTCGTACGGGACATGATCTCTACCTCTAAAGTTAAAGGTGAGATTGCTTTGTCGGAGGACGGGTACGCGGCGCTGATGGGTTTGCGGAGTTGGCTCTTCGAGAACGTCTACCGCGACGGGCGCTCGCGCGAAAACCAGAAGGCCTCCGGCGTCGTCGCGGCGCTCTTCGAGTATTACCTGCGGCATCCGGAAGAGCGGGCGGGCAGCGATCGGGATCCTCTCGTGGAGACCGTGGACTTTGTGGCCGGTATGACCGACCGATACGCCCTCGCGACCTACAGGCGACTCTTCATGCCGCGGGGCGAAATCTTCGCGTAA
- the recO gene encoding DNA repair protein RecO, with protein sequence MAVYKSKGIVLRSIRYGEADRILDLYTRDAGLVSAIAKGIRRTKSRFGARLEPLSCVDFVAYGGRTLDTITQAETLRSFHGIRENLARFEAAAGMVGSVRALSGGDEADRRVFNLLYNGLDALESRDSGFEAVEAALGLKLSVLAGYAPQLDRCLNCEVALDEASEPLHFAPEHGGVLCAECRSSTADAFPMAPGTLDRLRETIERPVRDAPTGEDLKQSVLRVVRAHVLAHAPGNTLAGAKLAYRSRRPA encoded by the coding sequence GTGGCGGTCTACAAGAGTAAGGGGATCGTGCTCCGGTCCATCCGCTACGGCGAAGCCGACCGCATCCTCGACCTCTACACCCGCGATGCCGGCCTCGTCTCGGCCATCGCCAAGGGCATCCGGCGCACGAAATCTCGCTTCGGCGCCCGCCTGGAGCCCCTCTCTTGCGTGGATTTCGTCGCCTACGGCGGCAGGACCCTGGACACGATCACCCAGGCCGAGACGCTGAGGAGTTTCCACGGCATCCGGGAGAACCTCGCCCGCTTCGAGGCCGCGGCCGGCATGGTAGGCAGCGTGCGCGCCCTCTCGGGCGGGGACGAGGCCGATCGCCGCGTCTTCAACCTCCTCTACAACGGCCTCGACGCCCTCGAATCGCGCGATTCCGGCTTCGAGGCGGTGGAGGCCGCCCTCGGCCTCAAGCTCTCCGTCCTCGCCGGCTACGCCCCGCAACTCGACCGTTGCCTGAACTGCGAGGTGGCCCTCGACGAGGCGTCGGAACCCCTCCACTTCGCCCCCGAACACGGCGGCGTGCTCTGCGCCGAATGCCGTTCGTCAACGGCCGACGCCTTCCCGATGGCGCCCGGCACCCTGGACAGGCTCCGGGAGACGATAGAACGCCCCGTCCGCGACGCCCCGACGGGCGAGGACCTCAAACAGAGCGTGCTGCGCGTGGTCCGCGCCCACGTCCTGGCACACGCCCCAGGCAACACCCTCGCCGGGGCGAAGCTCGCCTATCGCTCCCGACGCCCCGCGTGA
- the deoC gene encoding deoxyribose-phosphate aldolase has translation MRVREFAKTVDHTLLKPDATEDQITTLCKEAANYHFAAVCVPPCYVRTAAKELRGTDVKVATVVSFPFGNDATAVKISAVREAITRGASEIDVVMNISKFLSGEFDYVADELASLTQEVSVVAMNNGLNDAVMKVIIETAYLTNKMKRLATQIVASSGADFVKTSTGFGPGGATPEDVALLREEAPEGLAVKASGGIKTLEDALDILNAGASRLGMSSSVAVMEEAEGGGLQE, from the coding sequence ATGAGGGTGCGGGAGTTCGCGAAGACGGTGGACCACACCCTCTTGAAGCCGGACGCCACGGAAGATCAGATAACAACCCTCTGCAAGGAGGCCGCGAACTACCACTTCGCCGCGGTGTGCGTACCCCCTTGCTACGTCAGGACCGCCGCGAAGGAGTTGCGGGGGACCGACGTGAAGGTCGCCACGGTCGTCTCCTTTCCGTTCGGCAACGACGCGACGGCGGTCAAGATCTCGGCGGTCAGGGAGGCCATCACCCGCGGCGCATCGGAGATAGACGTGGTAATGAACATCTCCAAGTTTCTCTCCGGCGAGTTCGACTACGTGGCCGACGAGCTAGCCAGCCTCACCCAGGAGGTGAGCGTCGTCGCTATGAACAACGGCCTGAACGACGCGGTGATGAAGGTGATCATCGAGACCGCGTACCTGACGAACAAGATGAAGCGGCTCGCCACCCAGATAGTGGCCTCCAGCGGCGCGGATTTCGTGAAGACCTCGACGGGCTTCGGCCCAGGCGGCGCCACCCCGGAGGACGTCGCCCTTCTCCGGGAAGAGGCGCCGGAGGGCCTGGCGGTCAAGGCGTCTGGCGGTATCAAGACTCTGGAGGACGCCCTGGATATTCTCAACGCCGGCGCGTCGCGTCTGGGCATGAGTTCGAGCGTTGCGGTGATGGAGGAGGCCGAGGGTGGCGGTCTACAAGAGTAA